From Candidatus Gastranaerophilales bacterium:
GCGCGCCTTTTATTGCTATATTAGCGCTCTCTGTGCCGCAGCCGGTAAATGTTATTTCATAATCATTTGCAGCGCCCAATAAATCAGCAACCTGCTCTCTCGCTTTTGCTACGTCATGGCTTATCTCACCGCCAAATTCATGCATGCTTGAGGGATTCCCATATTTTTCCGTCAGAAAAGGAATCATTTTTTCAAACACACGCTCATCAACTTTAGTGGTGGCATTATTATCCAAGTATACTAAACATTTTTCCATAACCGCCCCCTAAACTGCTATAACCTCTATGTCCGGTGATACTTGTTCTCTTAGAACTTTCTCTACAAAGTTTTTCAACGTCAAAGAACTCATAGCACAGTTTGAGCAGGTACCTTTTAATTTTACAAACACTTTATTGCCTTCAACCTCTATAAGCTGTATATCACCGTCATCTTTTCTCAGCTGGTCTGAAATATACCCTTCGATAAGAGAATTCACTTTAATAATAAGCTGGGTTTGTGTTAAAGGTACGGACTCCTGTTTTTCGGTATTTTCATCATCAATAATTGCCTGAACGTCTTCTTTGCATTTACCGCAGGCGGACCCGACTTTTGAAACCGCAGCCGCTTCATAAATATCTTTAATTTTGTGTTCTCTTATTAATTGTCTGAGTTTTTTTTCCGTAATACCATAGCACTGGCAAACTGTTCTATCGCAGCTGTCTTGAGATTTTGCAATGCCTTTATAATTTGCAAAAGCATCATCTAATGCTTCTTTTCCCATAACGCTGCAGTGAATTTTTTCATTAGGCAGTCCGCCCAAAAATTCTACAATATCGTCGTTTGTAATTTTTTCGGCTTCTTCTACTGTTTTGCCTATAATCATTTCCGTTAAGGCGCTTGAGCTTGCAATAGCCGAACCGCAGCCAAATGTTTGAAATTTGGCATCCGTAATAATACCTTCATCGTTGATTTTTAGATATATTTTTAATGCATCGCCGCAAACCAAACTGCCTGCTTCGCCCACTGCATCAGGATTTTCTATTTCACCGACATTCTTAGGGTTTGTATAATATTCTTTAACTTTATCAGTATAGTCCCACATAATAAACCTGCTCTGCTTGTACCGTTTATAAAAATCTTAGCACAAAAAGAGTTTTGCAACTTCCCTTTTAAAGAAAAATTAAAATACTTCTGTTCTGACAGCCTTGTTCTTGAATTTGGTAATACTGGACTGGAAGAGCAGCTCAACTTTACCTATAGCGCCGTTTCTTTGCTTAGCTATCACTACTTCGGCTTTACCTTTATTTTCGGGGCTAGAGTTATCTTTGTCGTAATATTCTTCCCTGTGAATAAACATAACAATATCGGCATCTTGTTCTATTGAACCTGATTCTCTCAAGTCTGATAACATGGGTGATTTGTCGGTACGTTTTTCAATATCTCTTGACAATTGCGAAAGCGCCAGCACCGGCACGTCAATTTCCCTTGCTATGCCTTTTAATCCTCTCGAAATAGCTGAAATAACCTGCACACGGTTGTCATTGCCTGCTTTAACGGTACCTTCCATTAACTGTAAATAGTCGATAATAACAAGCCCGATTTGTCCGGTTTTCATCGAAAGCCTTCTGCATTTTGCTCTTAAATCCGTAATAGTAAGCCCGGGGGTATCATCAATATAAATAGGCGCTTCAGACAAAGAACCCATCGCCTCCGACAGCGCAATCCAGTCATTAGCCTGCATTCTGCCTGATTTCAAACGACTGGAATCAATCTCCGCTTCAGAACAAAGCATCCTTTGCACAAGCTGGTCTTTTTTCATTTCAAGAGAAAAAACCAAAACGGGTTTCTTTTCTTTTACACCGACGTGTTGTGCAATATTTAATGCAAAAGCCGTTTTACCCATAGAAGGCCTTGCCGCCAAAATTATCAAATCCGATTTTTGAAATCCGAAGGTTATATTATCAAGGTCATAAAATCCGCTCGAAATTCCCGCCAGCTCTCCGCTGTTATTATACCTGTGTTCTATCTGCTCGTAAGAATCGCCTACAATATCTTTGATATGGATTAAGTCTGATTTAGTTCTTTTTTGTGCAATAGAAAATATCGCCTGCTCGGCAAGTTCCAGCACAGTACCTGTCTGACCTTCTTCATAGGCCATTTCCACGATATCGGCGCCTGCATTGATTAAATCGCGTAAAGAAGACTTTTCCGCAACGATTTTTGCGTAATATTCCGCGTTTGCCGTTGTAACAACATGCAAAGCAAGGTCGTTAATTTTCGCCCGCCCGCCGACAGACTTAAGGAGTCCTTTGGTATTCAAGTCCTCTGACACCGTGATAATATCAATAGGTCTTGTATTGTTAAATAAATCAAGAATACTTGCATAAATCTGACCATGGGCAGGGTCATAAAATATATCGGGAGAGCTTAAAATCTCAACAATCCTTGGTATTACATGCGGATTTATAAGCAATGCACCCAGTACATTCTCTTCAGCTTCTATGCTCTGCGGCGGTATTTTTTCTGCTTTAGCCAAACTAACCTCTCAACCTAAACTAAAATATATCCCGTTCCATGCCCGTCCTTTTATTGTAACTTAAAGGCAGCCACAAAAAATGATTTATTATGCAAAAATTTACATATTAAGACCACTGAACAAATCAGAAATCTTATATTATTTTTCAAGCCAGTTTTTTATCGTGCTAACACCGGCTTCGCCGCTTTTTTCCGGATGGAACTGCATCGCAACAAGATTTTCTTTCTCTATGGAAGCGCAAAAATCAATATGGTAGTTTGCAACGGAAGAAACAATAGTTTCATCCCGCGGTTTCACATAAAAAGAATTTACAAAATAATAAAAGTCATCGCTTAATACCGTATTAGGGGGCAATGTTTTAATTTTATTCCAGCCTATTTGAGGGATTTTCCCTTCCGTAAATTTCACAACACTGCCTTTAAAAAGCCCCAGCCCTTTTTCTCCCGGAGCTTCTGCGCTTGTTTCAAACAAAACCTGCAGCCCGACACATATCCCCATAAAAGGAATTTGTTTTTCTACAGCTTTGTGAATGGTAAAATCAAGCCCGCATTCTTTCAGCGCACTCATAGACTGACCAAAATGCCCCTGTCCGGGAAAAATGATTTTTTCCGCAGCCAAAATTTCCCTCTCTTTTGATGAAACGCCAAAGTCATAACCCAAAGATTGCAACAAGTTGGTAACACTCCTCACATTGCCGCCGCCGTAGTTAATAACACGAATCATAAAATACCTTTTGAAGAGGGCATTATATCCTTGTACTTTTGGTTAATTTCACATGCCTGAGCCAGCGCACGGGCAAAAGACTTGAATGCCGCTTCTATAATATGGTGGGTATCTTCGCCGTAAAAAGCTTTTATATGAAGAGTTGCAGCGGCAGCCGAGGCAAAACTTGAGAAAAAGTGCTTTATAAGTATGGTTTCAAAATCGCTTACTTTCTCATCTTTAATATTCAAATCCGTATTAGAAAACGCCCTTCCGCTAAAATCAAGCGACGTAAGAACAAGAGCCTCATCCATAGGGATGAAGAAATTGCCGTAGCGGTTAATTCCTTTTTTATCACCCAAAGCCTTTTTAAAGGCATCGCCCAGGGCAATTGCCGTATCTTCAATACCATGGTGGGAGTCGCCGTCAAGAGATTTCAACTCGATATCGAGGTCAAAATAGCCATGCACAGCTATTTGCTCCAGCATATGGTTGAAAAATTTAAACGGTGTGGAAATATTTTTTTTACCTGTACCGTCCAGATTAAGAGTGATTTTAACCTCGGTTTCAAGGGTTTGTCTTATAACTGTTGCTTCTCTCATTAGCGCTGCTCCAAAAAGTCGATTAATTCTTCTGTGTTCTTTAATACTACCATAGCACCGTTGTTTTTCAAAAGAGTTTCAAGTTCAACGCTTTTATCCTGAGGAGGTAAAACCCCCATAGGAAAAGCATTGGCAGATACCGCACAAATCATATCATCAGGCGTGTCGCCCAAATAATATAATGCTGTCGGTAGTGCTGTTGTCTTTATTTTCTCTAAACCCGAACAATGCGGTTTTTGTTTATCTTTTGGTAAATCATCCATTGTTATAACGGGTTCAAAAAGATTTTCGACCCCTGCTTTTTTAACGGCATAAAGAGCTTCTTCCTTTGGTCTGCCCGTAAAAATTGCTAAATCATACTCTTTAGCCAAATCTTCCAATTTTTCTTTTGATATAAGCCACTTTTCGTTAGAGATTAAACCGTCGTAATCTTCGCCTAAATAAAGCTCCTGAAATTTTTCAATAATTTCTGACTTGGAAATATCAAGCCCCTTTTCTTTGAGCAAAAACTCCGTCAAATCCCAATCGTTATTTAAACCGCCCTTGTTTTTTGCTTCGCTTATTTTATCAAAAGATATCTCTTTATTTGCAAAAAATTCGTATGTCTTTTTAACAGCCATCCTGTATGACTGAGAGGTATCAACCAAAACTCCGTCCATATCAAAAACTATCATTTCTCTCGATTGAAGCGCATTAACAAGTTTTTTTGCTCCCTTTATATCACAAATAGTCAGCCTGAAGTGATTTTTTAATTCTCCTTTTTCAAACAGCTTTGTCTTAATTTTTTGTTTCAGCAGTTTTTTATAAATAAATTTTGCTCTTTCACCAAAATCTATACATAAAAAGTTTGAAAAGCTTGGATAAATTACTTTTGCAAAAGAAGCCAAAGCTTCTGTCAAATATTTTTTAGATTTATCGACCTCTTTTTTAATATATTCAAGGTGTTTCAAATCCTTAAGAGCGCTAACTCCTGCCAAACAGGCAATAGAATTAACGCTGAACGGCGAAATAATTTTTCTTATTGTTTTAACCAGACTCTCATCCGCAATTATATAACCCAGACGTAAACCCGCCAAAGCAAAGTCTTTTGACATAGATTTAATTACTATTACGTTATTATAGCGCTTAGCCAAATCCACATAGGTTACATCAGCATAAGTTGCATAAGTTTCGTCTATCAAGATAATAGAGTGCTGTGCTTTAGCTATAATTTTTTTCAGACTTTCATCACAAATAAGCTCACCCGTGGGGCTGTTAGGTGATGTGATTATAATAAGTTTTGTTTTTTCATTAATTGCATCTAAAAAATCATTGAGGGGAAATTCCCATTTTTTCACATAGTTAATCTCTTTGTATTCACAACCGCTCGTTGCACCGTAAGTTTTTGGCATAGAAAATGAAGGGGTAACCGTTAATACTTCATCACCTGATTCTACGAAAGCATCAAAAACATACTTCAAAGCCTCATCTGCCCCGTTTGTAGGCAAAATATAACTTTCATCAATATGATTATAAAGGGCAAGTTCTTTTATAAGCTCGCGGTATTTAGGGTAAAATTTTATGTTTTTAATATCAATATTTTTTATTGCATTTAATACCCGTTTGGATGGTCCTATAAGATTTTCATTGAAATCTAATTTAAGCAGCCACTCCTCCTGCCCATCGAAGACAGGATAGCTCTCTATATTCGCAATGGATTTCTTCGGCTTAATCATACGCTTAATATACTGCAAACACTTCTTATCTGCAATCAAACTAAAACAATCGGTCAATATCTTATTTCAGACAATAAAAAAAGAGCCAAAGCTCTTTTTTTATTAAAACAGTCCTAAAATACGTTTGTACCACGAAAGTTTCTTCGCCACCCTGTTTCCGTTAACAGTGGTGTTTTCAGTTGTTTTCTCCAGATAACGTCCAAAATAATCGTCTTTCAGAGCATTTTTCTTTGCCTGTACTCTTTTCAATAGAGCTACCATAGATGACCTCCTATTTAGTCCAAGGATAGTAAAATTCCAACTTAGCAACTTACACAAGAATAATACCATGTTTTCTTGCAATTTGCCAGCCCCTTATATTAAAAAAGAACTAAAAATAACTTGCTAGTTGACATTCAATATCTTTACAAAAATATACTAACGTAAAACAGACACTTTTTAAACCCATGCTGCATGCCTTATCTGCTCTAATTTAATATAGTAAGTTGAGAAATATCAGGGTCTAATAATCTTCTCCCAAACTCATCAAAATTGATACTACATAACTGTTTATTACCATGGGTAATTATTTTTTTTACAATACCTCTGCCGTACTTTTGATGTTCTACAAGCATGCCTTCTTCTATTTTGTTTGTATTATCGGTATTGTCTTCTTTTTCGTCATAATCGGCAGAATATACAGGTAATCCGGAAGGTTCTTCTACCATTTGCCCATCGATTGCTATTTCATCAAAATCATCTATATCCAAATCATCCTCTTGCAAAAGGTCTAAAAATTCATCATCGTTAGTGTCAATTTGAGGCTCTTCACCCTGTTTCACAACAGGGATAGAGTTAATCGCCACATCAGCATCTACATCCTCTTCCTGCTCTCCTTGTGAAAAATCCAATTCATCCAAATCAACCTCTTCTGCTTCCATATCTTCAAGGTTGACAAGTGAATCATCCTGCGGGAATTCTATATTTTCAACAACTTCCGTATCAAAATCATTTTCATCGTTTCCATCCTCAAAGATATTGCCCGCGGGGGGTATGACTTCCTGATGAGGTGCCGGTGTGATTTCCGATGTATCAGGTTCAGAATAAGCGGGAATACATTCCGTATCTACAACTTCAGGCTCCGGGAATTCTTCTTCGACAGTTAATTCTTCATCTTGAAAGACAAGTTCGCTGTCAAATTCTTCCCGCAAAACTTCTTCCGTGCCGGTGGTAATTTCTTCAATTTCATAAGGAACTTCTTTGGGTTTATCATCTTCAAAAACTTCATCAAAATGTTTGTTCATGTGGAATTCATCTATATCAATCTCTTTTTGAAGAAAATCAATTTCCTGACCCTCTTCTATATTAATATCAGGGTTTACGGCAGGGATTTTTACGGTTGTTGTTTGAGCTTCTTCGGTTTCTGTAACTTCACTGCTCATATCAACAAGCATGAATAAATCTTTTGTAAGCTCGCCACTAATCAAAAAGGCATTTTCAGGAAGAGCTGTTATAAAATTAAATATCTCGTTTTGTTTATTAAACTGGGTATGTGATTTTAAAAGAATAATATTTTTGGAAAAATCTATAATATTATCTATCTGTATGTATTTATAGTTAGAAGCGATTATGGGCTTCAAGCCTGTAGCTGCGGTTTTAAAAAGAAGATTGTTAATAATCTTATTATCGGAATTCTCTTCATCCAGACAGACGTACATATAAAAGTTATTTTTTAGCCTTTGGTTCATATTTAAAAAATTAGTCATAAAAGTTTTATGCCATTCTAAAGGTATTTCGCTAAAATCAATACAAAGGGTTTTAGCTTTTTTTAATTTATCAAAAAAACCGAACACTTCGCTCTCTTTATCCGCAAAAAGATTGAGTTTTTCGTACTTAATCAGTTTATTCTTAAGAATTACAAGCTGGGGGATTTTTAACTTTTCGTAAATATCATTAACTACGCTTTTAAATGAAGAAAATGGTATAAACCCGCTCTTGCATTCGTCAGCATACTTGCTTACTTCTATAAACACATCTTCAATAACAGCCTTGCTCTCAAGCGAAATTCCTTCCAATATTCCCGCATAAATATCGTCAATGACAGAAGACGTAAGAGGCAGTTTTATATCCGCGCCTGCGACAAGCCTTTCTGCACCTTTAAATTCACAATTGCCTTTAAAGTCCAAAAGCAAGAGCAATTCATCATAACGGCTGAATTCACTCACAAGTTTTTCTGCCAAATCATTCAGGCTTTTTTGTCTGTCAAAACCTATAAAAACCGGTGCTGAAAATTTCGATAACGGAAGATAAAGTTTTTTAGCGGTAAATTGCAAAATATTACCGAAACAAAGTGTATTTTTAAAGTCTTCAATATTAAGATATTCGCTGTAAAAATAAGGCGAAACAAACGCTACGGAAGCATTTTTGGAAACGGTTTCTCCATGCCAGCTCAAAAACTTGCCCTGTTTTTTAGTCAAAATTATATTCAAATAGGCGGTATTAAAATCATTATCTATGGAAGAAACGGCAATTTTAACAACCTGAGCTATAACATTAACGTTAAATTCTTCAAGCTCTAAAAAATCACCTATTTTAATCTGATTAACCGACGGTTTATAAATAATTTTTACGGATTGGAATTTTACTTCTGTTATTCGCATTAAATTATTTCCACACTATATGCCCTTCTGTCGAAATAATAGCATAAATATTTTTTTATGCCTAACTAGATTAGTAGATTTTCCAATGAAAAAAACGCCTCAAACTTTAAACTCATAATAGGTCAAGTTAAAAAAGAAGTTTATGATGAGAGTGAGAATTGCATTAGCGGCAGTATTTTTTGCATTGCTGTTTCACGCGCCTTGTTTAGGTCAGGCTCTGGTCGGCGAAATTTCAAAAGAAGATTTTTTGAAAAATGCCGCCCGTGTAATAGACTATGATACCAAAATGCCGGTAAGCGGCGCGCTTATAACTATTCCCGCTGAAAACAAAGCTGCTTTCAGCGATAATAACGGTAGCTTTCAGCTTATGTCTCAAGCAAAAGAAGTTATACTAATGATAAAAAAGGACGGTTATCGACCTTATTCGGTTACGGTAAGCAGTAATGAGCTGGGCAGGAATCTAAAATTCGAGCTGCAAAAAAGCAAGGCAATGGAAATAATAGTTGCAGACAATCTTATAAGGCTTGGCGATAACTCTTTTTCTACCGACTCTGCCAATGCGGTACAGTTTCAATCACAAGCAAAAGGACCTTCTATAGAAAAAGGATTTCAGGTAAATGATATTGCCGCTGACACAAGAGTATATATAACTTTTGGTTCCATAATAGGTGTGGACACGCAGGAAGCAAAACGATTGAAACAAAATAATCTAAGAACGTCCTCAAGTTCACCCGTAGAAGTTTTTATCAACAAAACCAAAATCGGAGAAATTAAAATTAACGGCGATAACCAAAAAATGCCGGTGCCAAAACAATTTCTCAAACCTAACGCAGAAAATATTATCACTATAAAAACAGGTGTAAATCTGGACCAACACGAATATGTAGACTATGACGACATAGAAATAGCTAACCTTGTAGTGGATATAGAATAATTACACTATTTTAGAAAAATCGGCTATGGTCAAGAATTTTTGGTTCAGGTTATTTAAAAGCGCCAAACGATTTTGCTTGATTTTTTCATCTTTATCCATAACCATAACTTTTTCAAAAAACTGTTCTACAACAGGGATTACATCCGTCAAAGCTTCCATAATTTCAGAATGGGAACCGTCTGATAAATTTTGTCTAAAATAATTGTAAACGGCTTTTTCTTCTTCTGCGATAAATAAAGCTTCATCCACTGTAAAAGCCGTTGTATGCTGCGCAAGCTTTGCTATTCTGTTTTGGGTTTCAAGGAATTTAACAACTTGAGGACTTTGTTTTATACTTGCGGCTAAGTCAAGTCTTTCCCTGAAATCCTTCAAATCGGACAAAGCGCTTTTACTGCCTAAAGCAGCTTCTACAACATCATACGCATAAGTATTATGAAGTATTCCTTTCAGCCTTTGAACAATAAAATCTTCTATGGCGGAAAGCATTTGTTCTTTTTTATCCGCAGCTACATTATACAAATCCAAAGCAGAACCAAATAATTGCACTAAATCAAGTTTGAGATTATTTTGCATAACTGTTTGCAAAATGCCCACAGAAGCCCTTCTTACCCCAAGAGGGTCTTGAGAGCCTGAAGGAATTTTATTCAACACAAATACGCTGCAAATTGTATCGATTTTATCTGCTATACTAACAACCTGAGCTTCAATTGAACTTGGCAAATCTCCATCCGCAGCCAAAGGATAGTAGTGTTCTTCTACAGCTTTAGCAACAACAGGATTTTCACCCGAAATTGCCGCATATTTTGCACCGATTACCCCTTGAAGCTCGGTAAATTCAAATACCAAACCGGTTGTCAAATCCGCCTTACACAGAAGCGCTGTTCTTAAAGCGTCTTCTTTTTGAGAAGCGGAGAGGTTCAAATTATCCGATATTCTGTCTGATAATTTTATTATTCTTTGTACCTTGTCATACACAGAGCCTAAGCCTTTTTGAAAAGTAGTGCCTTTGAGGTTTTCGACTTTTTCACTCAGCGGTTTTTTAATATCTTCGTTAAAGAAGAAAATTGCATCATCAAGCCTTGCCTTAATTACACGCTCATTGCCGTTTTTAATATTACTAAAGTCATCACCTAAATAATTGGCAACGGTAATAAAACAGTTCAGAAGCTTTCCGTCCTTGTCATAAACAGGGAAGTACCTCTGATGTGAAGCCATAACCGTTACTATTACAGGCTCCGGAATATCTAAATATT
This genomic window contains:
- a CDS encoding NifU family protein; its protein translation is MAKSQDSCDRTVCQCYGITEKKLRQLIREHKIKDIYEAAAVSKVGSACGKCKEDVQAIIDDENTEKQESVPLTQTQLIIKVNSLIEGYISDQLRKDDGDIQLIEVEGNKVFVKLKGTCSNCAMSSLTLKNFVEKVLREQVSPDIEVIAV
- the dnaB gene encoding replicative DNA helicase, with the protein product MAKAEKIPPQSIEAEENVLGALLINPHVIPRIVEILSSPDIFYDPAHGQIYASILDLFNNTRPIDIITVSEDLNTKGLLKSVGGRAKINDLALHVVTTANAEYYAKIVAEKSSLRDLINAGADIVEMAYEEGQTGTVLELAEQAIFSIAQKRTKSDLIHIKDIVGDSYEQIEHRYNNSGELAGISSGFYDLDNITFGFQKSDLIILAARPSMGKTAFALNIAQHVGVKEKKPVLVFSLEMKKDQLVQRMLCSEAEIDSSRLKSGRMQANDWIALSEAMGSLSEAPIYIDDTPGLTITDLRAKCRRLSMKTGQIGLVIIDYLQLMEGTVKAGNDNRVQVISAISRGLKGIAREIDVPVLALSQLSRDIEKRTDKSPMLSDLRESGSIEQDADIVMFIHREEYYDKDNSSPENKGKAEVVIAKQRNGAIGKVELLFQSSITKFKNKAVRTEVF
- the hisH gene encoding imidazole glycerol phosphate synthase subunit HisH; translated protein: MIRVINYGGGNVRSVTNLLQSLGYDFGVSSKEREILAAEKIIFPGQGHFGQSMSALKECGLDFTIHKAVEKQIPFMGICVGLQVLFETSAEAPGEKGLGLFKGSVVKFTEGKIPQIGWNKIKTLPPNTVLSDDFYYFVNSFYVKPRDETIVSSVANYHIDFCASIEKENLVAMQFHPEKSGEAGVSTIKNWLEK
- the hisB gene encoding imidazoleglycerol-phosphate dehydratase HisB, with the protein product MREATVIRQTLETEVKITLNLDGTGKKNISTPFKFFNHMLEQIAVHGYFDLDIELKSLDGDSHHGIEDTAIALGDAFKKALGDKKGINRYGNFFIPMDEALVLTSLDFSGRAFSNTDLNIKDEKVSDFETILIKHFFSSFASAAAATLHIKAFYGEDTHHIIEAAFKSFARALAQACEINQKYKDIMPSSKGIL
- a CDS encoding aminotransferase class I/II-fold pyridoxal phosphate-dependent enzyme translates to MIKPKKSIANIESYPVFDGQEEWLLKLDFNENLIGPSKRVLNAIKNIDIKNIKFYPKYRELIKELALYNHIDESYILPTNGADEALKYVFDAFVESGDEVLTVTPSFSMPKTYGATSGCEYKEINYVKKWEFPLNDFLDAINEKTKLIIITSPNSPTGELICDESLKKIIAKAQHSIILIDETYATYADVTYVDLAKRYNNVIVIKSMSKDFALAGLRLGYIIADESLVKTIRKIISPFSVNSIACLAGVSALKDLKHLEYIKKEVDKSKKYLTEALASFAKVIYPSFSNFLCIDFGERAKFIYKKLLKQKIKTKLFEKGELKNHFRLTICDIKGAKKLVNALQSREMIVFDMDGVLVDTSQSYRMAVKKTYEFFANKEISFDKISEAKNKGGLNNDWDLTEFLLKEKGLDISKSEIIEKFQELYLGEDYDGLISNEKWLISKEKLEDLAKEYDLAIFTGRPKEEALYAVKKAGVENLFEPVITMDDLPKDKQKPHCSGLEKIKTTALPTALYYLGDTPDDMICAVSANAFPMGVLPPQDKSVELETLLKNNGAMVVLKNTEELIDFLEQR
- a CDS encoding carboxypeptidase-like regulatory domain-containing protein — translated: MMRVRIALAAVFFALLFHAPCLGQALVGEISKEDFLKNAARVIDYDTKMPVSGALITIPAENKAAFSDNNGSFQLMSQAKEVILMIKKDGYRPYSVTVSSNELGRNLKFELQKSKAMEIIVADNLIRLGDNSFSTDSANAVQFQSQAKGPSIEKGFQVNDIAADTRVYITFGSIIGVDTQEAKRLKQNNLRTSSSSPVEVFINKTKIGEIKINGDNQKMPVPKQFLKPNAENIITIKTGVNLDQHEYVDYDDIEIANLVVDIE
- the glyS gene encoding glycine--tRNA ligase subunit beta, with product MSEYLLEIGVEELPYSLIEPISSQIKTNIEESLKEKNVKFSAFETYTTPRRLTFVIGGLEKVQQDTVKEIKGPPARIAFDKDDNLTQAGNGFLKKFNAACEQVVRVNDGTEEYLAIKIEEKGRQTVHILSEIIPESILKVQGHHFMRWENLEERFSRPIRWIVSILDEEVVPFELVNIKAGSISRGHRFAGGKSFLIPSVKNYFELLKEHSVIINSKEREALITQAADKIAQSMNASVKIEDELLKEVVNLVEYPVPVLGEFDKKYLDIPEPVIVTVMASHQRYFPVYDKDGKLLNCFITVANYLGDDFSNIKNGNERVIKARLDDAIFFFNEDIKKPLSEKVENLKGTTFQKGLGSVYDKVQRIIKLSDRISDNLNLSASQKEDALRTALLCKADLTTGLVFEFTELQGVIGAKYAAISGENPVVAKAVEEHYYPLAADGDLPSSIEAQVVSIADKIDTICSVFVLNKIPSGSQDPLGVRRASVGILQTVMQNNLKLDLVQLFGSALDLYNVAADKKEQMLSAIEDFIVQRLKGILHNTYAYDVVEAALGSKSALSDLKDFRERLDLAASIKQSPQVVKFLETQNRIAKLAQHTTAFTVDEALFIAEEEKAVYNYFRQNLSDGSHSEIMEALTDVIPVVEQFFEKVMVMDKDEKIKQNRLALLNNLNQKFLTIADFSKIV